From the genome of Papaver somniferum cultivar HN1 chromosome 2, ASM357369v1, whole genome shotgun sequence, one region includes:
- the LOC113348674 gene encoding bifunctional riboflavin kinase/FMN phosphatase-like: MAAATPLRRLLSCVILDLDGTLLNTDGIVGDVLKVLLGKYGKQWDTKMALQIVGKTPIEAATAIVEDYKLPCTTDEFMSEITPMFSERWCNIRALPGANRLIKHLKQHGVPMALASNSPRESIETKLSYHQGWKESFSAIVGGDEVRMGKPSPEIFLEAAKLLNAEPSNCLVIEDSLPGVGGAKAAGMEVVAVPSYPKQSHLYASADEVVNSLLDLRPEIWGLPPFQDWINGTLPIEPWYIGGPVIKGYGRGSKVLGIPTANLSTEGWSDILSYHPSGVYFGWAGLSTRGVYKMVMSIGWNPYFNNTENTIEPWLLHDFNEDFYGEELRLAIVGYIRPEANFSSLESLISKIHEDGKISEEALDLPLYATYKDVPSVKNPLQLNEHP; this comes from the exons ATGGCAGCAGCCACGCCTTTGAGGAGGTTGTTGTCATGTGTCATCCTAGATTTAGATGGTACTCTTCTTAATACAG ATGGCATAGTTGGTGATGTCTTAAAAGTGCTTCTTGGAAAGTATGGGAAACAATGGGATACAAAAATGGCCCTCCAGATTGTAGGGAAGACACCAATTGAAGCTGCAACTGCTATTGTAGAGGATTATAAGCTCCCTTGCACGACTGATGAATTCATGTCGGAAATTACCCCAATGTTTTCTGAACG GTGGTGCAATATTAGAGCTCTCCCTGGTGCCAACCGATTAATTAAACATTTGAAGCAACATGGTGTACCCATGGCATTGGCTTCAAATTCTCCAAGGGAAAGCATAGAAACTAAACTATCCTACCATCAAG GCTGGAAAGAATCCTTCTCTGCTATCGTCGGTGGTGATGAGGTGAGAATGGGGAAGCCATCTCCTGAAAT ATTCCTTGAGGCAGCTAAGTTGTTGAATGCTGAGCCTTCTAACTGCCTTGTCATTGAGGACTCATT ACCTGGGGTTGGAGGTGCTAAGGCTGCTGGAATGGAAGTGGTTGCCGTACCATCATATCCAAAACAATCCCATCTTTATGCTTCAGCTGATGAGGTGGTCAACTCTCTGCTCGACCTGCGACCTGAAATCTGGGGCTTGCCTCCTTTTCAAGACT GGATCAACGGTACTCTGCCTATTGAACCATGGTATATAGGAGGTCCTGTTATTAAAGGCTATGGGCGAGGCTCAAAGGTACTTGGGATACCTACAG CAAATTTATCAACGGAGGGCTGGTCAGATATACTCTCTTACCATCCCTCTGGGGTATACTTTGGTTGGGCTGGATTATCAACTCGAGGAGTCTATAAGATGGTCATGAGTATTGGTTGGAATCCATACTTCAATAACACTGAAAATACTATT GAGCCATGGCTACTTCATGATTTCAATGAGGATTTCTATGGGGAAGAACTACGTCTTGCCATCGTTGGCTACATACGACCAGAG GCCAATTTTTCTTCCCTAGAGAGCTTGATATCAAAGATTCACGAGGATGGGAAAATATCAGAGGAAGCTCTCGATCTTCCCCTGTATGCAACCTACAAGGACGTCCCATCTGTGAAAAACCCTTTGCAGCTGAATGAGCATCCATGA